The Deltaproteobacteria bacterium genome has a segment encoding these proteins:
- a CDS encoding HEAT repeat domain-containing protein translates to MDPIAHITELLDPKQDSHKRIAAAVVLGELRTKNPATVQALLQMAKESSEAFARPAVLALGRCGSAKALTTLLDALDRGGEVAQAARTAIAELGPEALPAIRERLEGATPEVRAALSQLLPSVGGKLGFEMTLEGLLGQPFDAANKVALSVRAEAKNASEADRKVMKGQLEKFLSKKGTLHDEVATRAAIKMLGYLELEESTDTLFDFLGVRRPPLVRVEAVTALRFGLREGAGKKILRKLIDLLTDGEALVARASRDTLTVIPLDASAAADLAELAKHPNAELALWVIAKLGSLGGDIAAKTLAPVAQSSDRARAQAAARALAALPEGAQILAKALAEADDETGAQVLAEALQPLAKSLGKKEQAALLKAATHDLPESAGLGRRKLDPLREIDPEGWGEALRSAAKGLAKKDPARAEPLFAALARSSVAEPDDRWAYARLQLLHSNLDPHPRARQRDPALSELQFLADRGYGIVKALESDKQIDEERRYYVGFHFCEQHVPELRSLGVALLEGIAERSGRTKLGKAAKNKLALLAG, encoded by the coding sequence ATGGATCCGATCGCGCACATCACGGAGCTCCTCGACCCCAAGCAGGACTCGCACAAGCGCATCGCCGCGGCGGTGGTGCTGGGCGAGCTGCGGACGAAGAACCCGGCGACGGTCCAGGCGCTGTTGCAGATGGCCAAGGAGAGCTCGGAGGCGTTCGCGCGGCCGGCGGTGCTCGCGCTGGGCCGCTGCGGCTCGGCGAAGGCGTTGACGACCTTGCTCGATGCGCTCGACCGCGGCGGCGAGGTGGCCCAGGCCGCGCGCACCGCGATCGCCGAGCTCGGGCCTGAGGCGCTGCCGGCGATCCGCGAGCGGCTGGAGGGCGCGACGCCCGAGGTCCGGGCCGCGCTCTCGCAGCTCCTGCCCAGCGTGGGCGGCAAGCTCGGCTTCGAGATGACCCTCGAGGGCCTGCTCGGCCAGCCCTTCGACGCCGCGAACAAGGTCGCGCTGAGCGTGCGCGCGGAGGCGAAGAACGCGTCCGAGGCCGACCGCAAGGTGATGAAGGGCCAGCTCGAGAAGTTCCTCTCCAAGAAGGGCACGCTCCACGACGAGGTAGCCACGCGCGCGGCCATCAAGATGCTGGGCTACCTGGAGCTGGAGGAGAGCACCGACACGCTGTTCGACTTCCTGGGCGTGCGCCGTCCGCCGCTGGTGCGCGTGGAGGCGGTGACCGCGCTGCGCTTCGGCCTGCGCGAGGGCGCGGGCAAGAAGATCCTGCGAAAGCTCATCGACCTGCTCACCGACGGCGAGGCGCTGGTGGCCCGCGCGTCGCGCGACACGCTCACGGTGATTCCCCTCGACGCCAGCGCGGCGGCGGATCTCGCGGAGCTCGCCAAGCACCCGAACGCCGAGCTCGCGCTGTGGGTGATCGCCAAGCTGGGCTCGCTGGGCGGCGACATCGCGGCCAAGACCCTGGCGCCGGTGGCGCAGTCGAGCGATCGCGCGCGGGCCCAGGCGGCGGCGCGCGCGCTGGCCGCGCTGCCCGAGGGCGCGCAGATCCTGGCGAAGGCGCTCGCCGAGGCCGACGACGAGACCGGCGCCCAGGTGCTCGCCGAGGCGCTGCAGCCGCTGGCGAAGTCGCTGGGCAAGAAGGAGCAGGCGGCGTTGCTCAAGGCGGCCACGCACGACCTGCCCGAGAGCGCCGGGCTCGGGCGCCGCAAGCTGGATCCGCTGCGCGAGATCGATCCCGAGGGTTGGGGCGAGGCGCTGCGTTCGGCCGCGAAGGGCTTGGCCAAGAAGGATCCCGCGCGCGCGGAGCCGCTCTTCGCCGCGCTCGCGCGCTCGAGCGTGGCCGAGCCCGACGACCGCTGGGCCTACGCGCGGCTCCAGCTCCTGCACTCGAACCTGGATCCGCACCCGCGCGCGCGGCAGCGCGACCCCGCGCTCTCGGAGCTGCAGTTCCTGGCGGATCGCGGCTACGGCATCGTGAAGGCGCTCGAGTCGGACAAGCAGATCGACGAGGAGCGGCGCTACTACGTGGGCTTCCACTTCTGCGAGCAGCACGTGCCGGAGCTGCGCAGCCTGGGCGTGGCGCTGCTCGAGGGCATCGCCGAGCGCAGCGGGCGCACCAAGCTGGGCAAGGCCGCCAAGAACAAGCTCGCGCTGCTCGCTGGCTAA
- a CDS encoding AraC family transcriptional regulator, producing the protein MATRTTWKSRGVLNGTALRRDSPPGRYLPEPPLDGFVEHFWTVAWNLDAPIVRETLPHPSVHLIVEAGRSGLTGPFTRRFTRRLEGRGRVLGIKFLPGGFRPFWKRSISSLANRVLPLGEAFGRAGETFETDILACGDDEPALLARAEQFLLARLPPPDAQAQLARSLVARIRADPTLLRTETLADQAGLSVRALQRLFSGYVGVSPKWVIQRYRLHEAMERLESGAARDLPALAQELGYFDQAHFSRAFKALLGRSPGSYARESK; encoded by the coding sequence ATGGCCACCCGCACCACATGGAAATCGCGAGGCGTGCTGAACGGCACGGCGCTGCGGCGCGACTCGCCGCCCGGTCGCTACCTGCCCGAGCCGCCGCTCGACGGCTTCGTGGAGCACTTCTGGACCGTCGCGTGGAACCTCGATGCGCCCATCGTTCGCGAGACGCTGCCGCATCCGTCGGTGCACCTCATCGTGGAAGCCGGACGCTCGGGGCTGACCGGCCCGTTCACGCGGCGCTTCACGCGAAGGCTCGAGGGCCGCGGACGCGTGCTGGGCATCAAGTTCTTGCCGGGCGGCTTTCGACCTTTCTGGAAGCGATCGATCTCGAGCCTCGCGAACCGCGTGCTGCCGCTGGGCGAGGCGTTCGGACGCGCCGGCGAGACCTTCGAAACGGACATCCTCGCTTGCGGCGACGACGAGCCCGCGCTCCTCGCGCGCGCCGAGCAGTTCTTGCTCGCGCGACTGCCGCCGCCCGACGCGCAGGCGCAGCTCGCGCGCTCGCTCGTGGCGCGGATCCGCGCGGATCCGACGCTGCTCCGAACCGAGACGCTCGCGGATCAGGCGGGCTTGAGCGTGCGCGCGCTGCAGCGGCTCTTCAGCGGGTACGTGGGCGTGAGCCCGAAGTGGGTGATTCAGCGCTACCGCCTGCACGAGGCGATGGAGCGGCTCGAGTCGGGCGCAGCGCGCGATCTTCCGGCGCTGGCACAGGAGCTCGGCTACTTCGACCAGGCGCACTTCAGCCGCGCCTTCAAGGCGCTGCTCGGACGCAGCCCGGGAAGCTACGCGCGCGAATCCAAGTGA
- a CDS encoding c-type cytochrome gives MVLAGCGGSSGSSGASGATCPDGGTIDTYANFGSGLMTSQCTRCHGASDSEGGIQLDTQARVQAHIAEIDRQAAAGPNGTNTAMPQGGTAPTDDERTRLGEWLACGAN, from the coding sequence TTGGTGCTCGCCGGCTGTGGCGGCTCGTCGGGAAGCTCGGGCGCCTCGGGCGCCACCTGCCCCGACGGCGGCACCATCGACACCTACGCCAACTTCGGCTCGGGCTTGATGACCAGCCAATGCACCCGCTGCCACGGCGCGAGCGACAGCGAAGGCGGCATCCAGCTCGACACCCAGGCGCGCGTGCAAGCCCACATCGCCGAGATCGATCGCCAAGCCGCGGCCGGCCCCAACGGCACCAACACAGCCATGCCGCAGGGCGGCACCGCCCCGACCGACGACGAGCGCACGCGCCTCGGCGAGTGGCTCGCCTGCGGCGCGAATTAG
- a CDS encoding DUF3224 domain-containing protein: MRVRGPFDVELKPIGEEEEWGGFGRLGLDKRFHGPLEGTSRGQMIAARTEIENSAAYVAVERVTATLQGRAGTFVLVHQGLMDRGRDSLRVIVVPDSGTGALAGISGTMNIVIEPDGSHFYELDYVLPER; this comes from the coding sequence ATGCGCGTGCGCGGTCCGTTCGATGTGGAGTTGAAGCCGATTGGCGAGGAAGAGGAGTGGGGCGGATTTGGTCGCCTCGGGCTCGACAAGCGCTTCCACGGCCCGCTCGAGGGCACGAGCCGCGGGCAGATGATCGCCGCGCGCACCGAGATCGAAAACTCAGCGGCCTACGTGGCGGTGGAGCGCGTCACCGCGACGCTGCAAGGCCGCGCAGGGACGTTCGTGCTCGTCCACCAGGGCTTGATGGATCGCGGTCGCGACTCGCTTCGGGTGATCGTGGTTCCTGACTCGGGCACGGGCGCGCTCGCGGGCATCTCGGGGACCATGAACATCGTCATTGAGCCGGATGGCAGCCACTTCTATGAGCTCGACTACGTGCTGCCGGAACGCTGA
- a CDS encoding penicillin-binding protein activator — protein MKRSLALFSLAAFTLACPKATGGQTNAANAQAHAELQAAQEKAKTGDPEAQKELERLQSQYANTDVAADAAFEEAELQFQKKDYAAARDRYRALLQQYPLFSKSDLAKYHLGLSALQLGDAKEALDTIAPLYDHLPADQKPEAAAALSKAAQASHNWGQAVRFLAEGEAGVTDPAARAQIDQQLYDLVDAEVPQLEVAKLAQELQPSSPAYALVLFKLARIDFHLHDWDALKQTLTTLQQNAPNNPFAADAQKLLERAGRRDQVKPNAVGVLLPLSGRYQRFGESALAGIKLALEGSGVELVVKDTKGEPDEAKKAVQELVLDDQVIAVIGPIVSTEAQAAAVDADELGVPIIALSREESLTDRGPYVFRSMLTNSAQARALVNYAADVRGFKSFGVLYPSIPYGQELANDFWDGVLAKGGEVTGAESYAHDQTTFSPIVKRLVGREFLTDRIDYMQQARAINESAMTPYQKKNAFEKLKKGLPPVIDFQALFIPDTAKNVSLIAPALAVEDMVTNGCDKKDMERIGKTMGLKTPQELKQMKTVLLLGANGWDNTEEITQRAGKFVDCSVFVDGFYPGSARPSTGKFVKAFTDSAGHTPDMISAYAFDAGLAVKQLVAKERPQTRDAFRDALGKVKNLPGAGGPVTANGRELEHPLFFITVERHGDDRILKEFDPAAEAAKAGG, from the coding sequence ATGAAACGGTCCCTCGCGCTCTTCTCGCTGGCAGCATTCACCCTGGCCTGTCCCAAGGCCACGGGCGGCCAGACCAACGCCGCCAACGCCCAGGCCCACGCCGAGCTCCAGGCCGCTCAGGAAAAGGCCAAGACCGGCGACCCCGAGGCCCAGAAGGAGCTGGAGCGGCTCCAGTCGCAGTACGCCAACACCGACGTCGCCGCCGACGCCGCCTTCGAAGAGGCCGAGCTCCAGTTCCAGAAGAAGGACTACGCCGCCGCGCGCGATCGCTACCGCGCCCTGCTCCAGCAGTACCCGCTCTTCTCCAAGTCGGATCTGGCGAAGTACCACCTCGGCCTCTCCGCGCTTCAGCTCGGGGACGCCAAGGAAGCCCTCGACACCATCGCCCCGCTCTACGACCACCTCCCCGCCGACCAGAAGCCCGAGGCCGCCGCCGCGCTGAGCAAGGCCGCTCAGGCCAGCCACAACTGGGGCCAGGCGGTGCGCTTCCTCGCCGAGGGCGAGGCGGGTGTCACGGATCCGGCGGCGCGCGCGCAGATCGATCAGCAGCTCTACGATCTCGTCGACGCCGAGGTGCCGCAGCTCGAGGTGGCCAAGCTCGCCCAGGAGCTGCAGCCCTCGAGCCCCGCGTACGCGCTGGTGCTCTTCAAGCTCGCGCGCATCGACTTCCACCTCCACGACTGGGACGCCCTCAAGCAGACGCTCACCACCCTCCAGCAGAACGCGCCCAACAACCCCTTCGCGGCCGATGCGCAGAAGCTCCTCGAGCGCGCCGGCCGCCGCGACCAGGTGAAGCCCAACGCCGTGGGCGTGCTCTTGCCGCTCTCCGGCCGCTACCAGCGCTTCGGCGAGAGCGCGCTCGCGGGCATCAAGCTCGCGCTCGAGGGCTCGGGCGTGGAGTTGGTGGTCAAGGACACCAAGGGCGAGCCCGACGAGGCCAAGAAGGCCGTGCAGGAGCTGGTGCTCGACGATCAGGTGATCGCCGTGATCGGGCCCATCGTCTCCACCGAGGCCCAGGCCGCGGCCGTCGACGCCGACGAATTGGGCGTCCCCATCATCGCCCTCTCGCGCGAGGAGAGCCTCACCGACCGCGGGCCGTACGTGTTCCGCAGCATGCTCACCAACAGCGCCCAGGCCCGCGCGCTGGTGAACTACGCCGCCGACGTGCGCGGCTTCAAGAGCTTCGGCGTGCTCTACCCCTCCATCCCCTACGGCCAGGAGCTGGCCAACGACTTCTGGGACGGCGTGCTGGCCAAGGGCGGCGAGGTGACCGGCGCCGAGAGCTACGCCCACGACCAGACCACGTTCAGCCCCATCGTGAAGCGCCTGGTGGGCCGCGAGTTCCTCACCGACCGCATCGACTACATGCAGCAGGCGCGCGCCATCAACGAGAGCGCGATGACGCCGTACCAGAAGAAGAACGCCTTCGAGAAGCTGAAGAAGGGCCTGCCGCCGGTCATCGACTTCCAGGCGCTCTTCATCCCCGACACCGCGAAGAACGTCTCCCTCATCGCGCCGGCGCTGGCCGTGGAGGACATGGTCACCAACGGCTGCGACAAGAAGGACATGGAGCGCATCGGCAAGACCATGGGCCTGAAGACGCCCCAGGAGCTGAAGCAGATGAAGACGGTGCTCCTCCTCGGCGCCAACGGCTGGGACAACACCGAGGAGATCACCCAGCGCGCGGGCAAGTTCGTGGACTGCTCGGTGTTCGTCGACGGCTTCTACCCGGGCAGCGCGCGCCCCTCGACGGGCAAGTTCGTGAAGGCCTTCACCGACAGCGCCGGTCACACGCCCGACATGATCAGCGCCTACGCCTTCGACGCGGGCCTCGCGGTGAAGCAGCTCGTCGCCAAGGAAAGGCCCCAGACGCGCGACGCCTTCCGCGACGCGCTCGGCAAGGTGAAGAACCTCCCCGGCGCCGGTGGGCCCGTCACGGCCAACGGTCGCGAGCTCGAGCACCCGCTGTTCTTCATCACCGTGGAGCGCCACGGAGACGACAGGATCCTCAAGGAGTTTGATCCGGCGGCCGAGGCCGCCAAAGCCGGTGGGTGA
- a CDS encoding putative metal-binding motif-containing protein has protein sequence MTHRILLAASVLALASTARASTGVCDSNPPTSTQACIDAIQSAGTVVNDIFRDANGRDGTQLPVYGKLINNWPQCGDVTNFDACATVDAAPYDCPPGYSCATVNNDYATAQQYLAAPDHLSWQPCRLLDDSLHDNGSGVYCPVFGSANCAPDGTPGLYDPWEGLVFDLGGPSNRVAIFAENDHGPQPCESLEYTVFLTDNPYATDEVLHPATDGVDPQKWNRAVLSKIYTWGWFNTRAPDPTGHSACGDTADYAVEDDSFTQVFSLPCGITFRYASVVAGNDGLDFPACGYDSQEAELDAVAGLTEGGAAVCPDADGDHFVDCNCPGAPSVCDCNDNDPNVHPGAPETCDSPDLNCDGVPGSCAGATECYQHQCLNKCDASGELTTCPQGSTCASTSLGQLCVPQDCTAASCPAGSTCTAGACVPSCDGVVCPVGQTCETGLCVDPCQNITCPPGQTCAAGTCQPPCSCFAPGVGCANQPGTLCDVGGTNQCVAPNCQGLSCPSGQQCDPATGQCSAQCTASVVCPLDQKCLEGQGCVPLCTQVACPAGDACDPADGTCKDPGCVGVECPSAEVCSHGHCVAPDAGHVTTATGTTGGGSTGTGTTGGTSGASSGSSGSHGASASGSTTGSHNVTSSGCGCGAGSTDASLLAVCLGALALVGRRKR, from the coding sequence ATGACACACCGAATCCTCCTGGCCGCGAGCGTGCTCGCCCTGGCCTCCACCGCGCGCGCGTCGACGGGCGTCTGCGACTCGAACCCGCCCACGTCCACGCAGGCCTGCATCGACGCGATTCAGTCTGCGGGCACGGTGGTCAACGACATCTTCCGCGACGCCAACGGCCGCGACGGCACCCAGCTTCCGGTCTACGGCAAGCTCATCAACAACTGGCCCCAGTGCGGCGACGTCACCAACTTCGACGCCTGCGCCACGGTGGACGCCGCGCCGTATGACTGCCCGCCCGGCTACAGCTGCGCCACGGTGAACAACGACTACGCCACCGCGCAGCAATACCTGGCCGCGCCGGATCACCTCTCCTGGCAGCCCTGCCGCCTGCTCGACGACAGCCTCCACGACAACGGCAGCGGGGTGTACTGCCCGGTCTTCGGCTCGGCGAACTGCGCGCCGGACGGCACGCCGGGGCTCTACGATCCGTGGGAAGGCCTGGTCTTCGATCTGGGCGGGCCGTCGAACCGGGTGGCCATCTTCGCGGAGAACGATCACGGCCCGCAGCCGTGCGAGTCGCTCGAGTACACCGTCTTCCTCACCGACAACCCCTACGCCACCGACGAGGTGCTCCACCCCGCCACCGACGGCGTGGATCCGCAGAAGTGGAACCGCGCGGTGCTCTCCAAGATCTACACCTGGGGTTGGTTCAACACGCGCGCGCCGGATCCCACGGGCCACAGCGCCTGCGGCGACACCGCCGACTACGCCGTGGAGGACGACTCGTTCACCCAGGTGTTCTCGCTGCCATGCGGCATCACCTTCCGCTACGCGTCGGTCGTGGCGGGCAATGACGGCCTGGACTTCCCGGCCTGCGGGTACGACTCGCAGGAGGCCGAGCTCGACGCGGTGGCCGGCCTCACCGAGGGCGGCGCGGCGGTGTGCCCCGACGCCGACGGCGACCACTTCGTGGACTGCAACTGCCCCGGCGCGCCCTCCGTCTGCGACTGCAACGACAACGATCCCAACGTGCACCCGGGCGCGCCCGAGACCTGCGACTCGCCGGACCTGAACTGCGACGGCGTGCCCGGCAGCTGTGCCGGCGCCACCGAGTGCTACCAGCACCAGTGCCTCAACAAGTGCGACGCCTCGGGCGAGCTCACCACCTGCCCGCAGGGCTCCACCTGCGCGAGCACCAGCCTGGGCCAGCTCTGCGTGCCCCAGGACTGCACGGCTGCGAGCTGCCCGGCGGGCTCCACCTGCACCGCCGGCGCGTGCGTGCCCTCGTGCGACGGCGTGGTCTGTCCGGTCGGTCAGACCTGCGAGACCGGCCTCTGCGTGGATCCCTGCCAGAACATCACCTGCCCGCCCGGCCAGACCTGCGCCGCCGGCACCTGCCAGCCGCCGTGCTCGTGCTTCGCTCCAGGCGTGGGCTGCGCCAACCAGCCGGGCACGTTGTGCGACGTCGGCGGCACCAACCAGTGCGTGGCGCCCAACTGCCAGGGCCTGAGCTGCCCCAGCGGCCAGCAGTGCGATCCCGCGACCGGCCAGTGCTCGGCGCAGTGCACCGCGTCGGTGGTGTGTCCGCTCGACCAGAAGTGCCTCGAGGGCCAGGGCTGCGTGCCGCTCTGCACCCAGGTGGCGTGCCCGGCCGGCGACGCGTGCGATCCCGCCGACGGCACCTGCAAGGATCCCGGCTGCGTGGGCGTCGAGTGCCCCTCGGCGGAGGTCTGCTCGCACGGCCACTGCGTCGCGCCGGATGCGGGCCACGTCACCACGGCCACCGGCACCACTGGCGGCGGCTCGACGGGCACGGGCACCACGGGCGGCACCAGCGGCGCATCGAGCGGAAGCAGCGGGAGCCACGGCGCGTCGGCGAGCGGCAGCACCACGGGCAGCCACAACGTCACCAGCAGCGGCTGCGGCTGCGGCGCGGGCTCCACGGACGCTTCGCTCCTCGCGGTCTGCCTGGGCGCGCTGGCGCTCGTCGGGCGGCGGAAGCGCTGA
- a CDS encoding AlkZ family DNA glycosylase, whose protein sequence is MSIDAVLQRRLRAQHLVEPLASPERVVERLGAVQAQDYPGARWAVVQRSSASAGDVDRALAEGRVIRTHVLRPTWHLVAPADLRWMLELSAPQIRAAMAPYLRKLDVDAKLLAKTDDAFARILEGKQLTRAELVDALEQRGLRVGDGVRMGHLLMSAEIAQLICSGGLRGKHQTYARLDERVPKARLSRDAALAELAHRFFTSHGPASLQDFAWWSGLPMGQARAALESVRPKLELLERDDRLLFFDGEIGSARIRSPHALLLPNYDEYIVAYAEREGLLDAQHHKHLDARANPLFQHTVVVDGRIVGTWKRVREKAVPKLFRALSAKERVAVDDAVSRHDAHLDSRA, encoded by the coding sequence ATGTCCATCGACGCCGTCCTGCAGCGGCGGCTGCGCGCGCAGCACCTGGTGGAACCGCTGGCGAGCCCGGAGCGCGTGGTCGAGCGGCTGGGCGCGGTGCAGGCCCAGGACTATCCGGGCGCGCGCTGGGCCGTCGTTCAACGGTCGAGCGCATCAGCCGGCGACGTCGATCGCGCGCTCGCTGAGGGCCGCGTGATCCGCACGCACGTGCTGCGTCCCACGTGGCACCTCGTGGCGCCTGCGGATCTGCGCTGGATGCTGGAGCTGAGCGCGCCACAGATCCGCGCGGCCATGGCGCCCTACCTGCGCAAGCTCGACGTCGACGCCAAGCTGCTCGCCAAGACCGACGACGCGTTCGCGCGAATCCTGGAAGGCAAGCAGCTCACGCGCGCGGAGCTGGTCGATGCGCTCGAGCAGCGCGGGCTTCGTGTCGGCGACGGCGTGCGCATGGGTCACCTGCTCATGAGCGCAGAGATCGCGCAGCTGATCTGCAGCGGCGGCTTGCGAGGCAAGCACCAGACGTATGCGCGCCTCGACGAGCGCGTCCCGAAGGCGCGGCTGTCTCGCGACGCGGCGCTCGCAGAGCTGGCGCACCGATTCTTCACGAGCCACGGGCCGGCGAGCTTGCAGGACTTCGCGTGGTGGTCCGGGCTGCCCATGGGGCAGGCGCGCGCGGCGCTGGAGTCGGTGCGCCCCAAGCTCGAACTGCTCGAGCGCGACGATCGCCTGCTCTTCTTCGACGGCGAAATCGGATCCGCGCGGATCCGTTCGCCGCACGCGCTGCTCTTGCCGAACTACGACGAGTACATCGTGGCCTACGCCGAGCGCGAGGGCCTGCTCGACGCCCAGCACCACAAGCACCTCGACGCACGCGCGAATCCGCTCTTCCAGCACACGGTCGTCGTCGATGGGCGGATCGTGGGCACCTGGAAGCGCGTGCGCGAGAAGGCCGTGCCCAAGTTGTTCCGCGCGCTGAGCGCCAAGGAGCGCGTGGCCGTCGACGACGCCGTGTCACGCCACGACGCTCACTTGGATTCGCGCGCGTAG
- a CDS encoding cupin domain-containing protein, with translation MADTSVIKVSSQRSPHGEMGQKYLASGISLAMRLWENEAPGPRQKSVRRPYETVGYVLRGKAELHLEGGQMIVLNPGDSWVVPKDEEHAYRILETFTAIEATHPPAQMHDRDASARA, from the coding sequence ATGGCCGACACCAGCGTGATCAAGGTCAGCTCGCAGCGCTCGCCGCACGGCGAGATGGGGCAGAAGTACCTGGCCAGCGGGATCAGCCTGGCCATGCGGCTCTGGGAAAACGAAGCGCCCGGGCCGCGTCAGAAGTCGGTGCGCCGGCCGTACGAGACCGTGGGCTACGTGCTGCGCGGCAAGGCCGAGCTCCACCTCGAGGGCGGCCAGATGATCGTCCTCAATCCCGGCGACTCGTGGGTGGTGCCCAAGGACGAAGAGCACGCCTACCGCATCCTCGAGACGTTCACCGCCATCGAGGCCACTCACCCGCCCGCGCAGATGCACGATCGCGACGCGAGCGCGAGGGCGTAG
- a CDS encoding WD40 repeat domain-containing protein: MSKRSGQRFGVGGWGLGVGLVAAALAGCAHTAQGDYSSQLANKPRAYVGGTLTGAVVMSTMHRRDFVYAIDVDGSGRRAAFTHLAPRVFRLDLRGGTDLTKLPDPPPQLADAEICSNEFDPEGLAFSPDGTMVAVAARDAAVRIFDLKGNLLRQTFLEEPLASLAWSPDGKYLVAGSEHGLLTVLNAADLSFGFDLRAHQDAARELAFADDGTLWSGGWDKIVRSFKIAVEQRQITEVRLHADRKSGLTSIHGIVNNKAPVSLTLDERNALVTLSPEAAVKSGIDPAFLKDRVEQLTPGGTVELPVAKDQTLTFKNFVIPHVDVAICETCQPQGVDGVLGKAFAERFATSLDEANKEVIIRLKDPAAGPNLAVPALQPGARWALDGFVNDLTVSRDGTRLGVAMNETKAERTLALYKREKAGEDEPVAPGNVSAIVDATTGKILEKHNLHHGIVSTAAISPDGKSLASGGWDKKLFLFTGSDTPLATFNYGWSVRKVRFSPDGRLLAVAAWTPQNARNADSDPAAQLIQLIYGDAKVFEVH; this comes from the coding sequence ATGTCGAAGCGATCGGGCCAAAGGTTTGGGGTTGGGGGTTGGGGGCTGGGGGTTGGTCTGGTTGCGGCCGCGCTTGCGGGGTGTGCTCACACCGCGCAGGGCGACTACTCGAGCCAGCTCGCGAACAAGCCGCGGGCGTACGTGGGCGGCACGCTCACCGGCGCGGTGGTGATGTCCACCATGCATCGCCGTGACTTCGTGTACGCGATCGACGTGGACGGGTCGGGCAGGCGCGCCGCCTTCACCCACCTCGCGCCGCGCGTCTTCCGCCTGGATCTGCGCGGCGGCACCGACCTCACGAAGCTGCCAGATCCACCGCCGCAGCTCGCCGACGCCGAGATCTGCTCCAACGAGTTCGACCCCGAGGGCCTCGCGTTCTCGCCCGACGGCACCATGGTCGCCGTGGCCGCGCGCGACGCCGCGGTGCGCATCTTCGATCTCAAGGGCAACCTGCTCCGCCAGACCTTCCTCGAGGAGCCGCTCGCCTCGCTGGCCTGGTCGCCCGACGGCAAGTACCTCGTGGCGGGCTCCGAGCACGGCCTGCTCACCGTCCTCAACGCGGCGGACCTGAGCTTCGGCTTCGACCTCCGCGCCCACCAGGACGCCGCCCGCGAGCTCGCCTTCGCCGACGACGGCACGCTCTGGAGCGGCGGCTGGGACAAGATCGTCCGGAGCTTCAAGATCGCCGTCGAGCAGCGCCAGATCACCGAGGTGCGGCTGCACGCCGATCGCAAGTCCGGGCTGACCTCGATCCACGGCATCGTGAACAACAAGGCGCCCGTTTCGCTCACGCTGGATGAGCGCAACGCGCTGGTGACGCTCTCGCCCGAGGCCGCGGTGAAGTCGGGCATCGACCCTGCGTTCTTGAAGGACCGCGTGGAGCAGCTCACGCCCGGCGGCACCGTGGAGCTGCCCGTGGCCAAGGACCAGACGCTCACCTTCAAGAACTTCGTCATCCCGCACGTCGACGTGGCCATCTGCGAGACCTGCCAGCCGCAGGGTGTGGACGGCGTGCTGGGCAAGGCGTTCGCCGAGCGCTTCGCGACCTCGCTCGACGAGGCGAACAAGGAAGTGATCATTCGTCTCAAGGACCCCGCCGCGGGCCCGAACCTCGCGGTGCCCGCGCTGCAGCCCGGCGCGCGCTGGGCCCTCGACGGCTTCGTGAACGACCTCACCGTGAGCCGCGACGGCACCCGCCTCGGCGTGGCCATGAACGAGACCAAGGCCGAGCGCACCCTGGCCCTCTACAAGCGCGAGAAGGCCGGCGAGGACGAGCCGGTCGCCCCGGGCAACGTCTCGGCCATCGTGGACGCCACCACCGGCAAGATCCTCGAGAAGCACAACCTGCACCACGGCATCGTCTCGACCGCGGCCATCTCGCCGGACGGCAAGTCCCTCGCCAGCGGCGGCTGGGACAAGAAGCTGTTCCTCTTCACCGGCAGCGACACGCCGCTCGCGACGTTCAACTACGGCTGGAGCGTGCGCAAGGTGCGCTTCTCGCCCGACGGCCGGCTGCTCGCGGTGGCCGCGTGGACCCCGCAGAACGCGCGCAACGCCGACTCGGACCCGGCCGCGCAGTTGATCCAGTTGATCTACGGAGACGCCAAGGTCTTTGAAGTCCACTAG